Within the Platichthys flesus chromosome 16, fPlaFle2.1, whole genome shotgun sequence genome, the region aacgaataaaaaaaaaaaaaaagagctctCTGGTGTTGCCTATTTTCTAAATAAGGAAAGAAAATCAGGTTTGAGTAATGTCTCTAAACCACATTTTCCCTTCTAgaattgttttacttttagGTGTACTGGTTATTGATACATAATCTGTTAGTAAATCATGCGCCAAGATTCTTCTCTTATTTTCTGAAGTTGAAAGATTGAGAAGCAAAAGGGGCAAGAGGAAATTTAGTCGAGAGTTGAAAGCTTCAGGCTTTGAAGGAAAGATGGTTGTCTGTACTTAAAACTTTAGAGTAACAAAGTGGTAtctgtgtgggagtgtgtgtgtgtgtttgtgtatgtatgtgtgtttcgggaagagagagatgagagcaTGGCTGCAGGCTGACAGAGGTCCTGGTATAATACAGTGGTGGAGAGCAGCGACTGATAACTATACTTATGGCCACTGGGGCTCATAGTGACAGCACATGCACTCCCATTACTGGTCCCATGCCTCATGCCCTTATCTCTGGCAGGTTGCCACTGAGGGGccacactgccctctgctgttGATTTGGAGGAAGTTCAGGCTCATTGAGCATTCAGCCAGGCGCTCTAAGCAATGACTCAGGGGAGAAACTTGACTAGGTTTTGACAGGGCTGCACTTCTTTGAATTTCAGCAATGATAAAATGTCTTCCTGTGCACCCCAGAACCCACAGTATTAACCTTTCCTTCAAACGAAATGTGCGGTCTCGGTTTTTCAAAACTTCTTAACCTGCAAGTTTTCTATAAAAGGTGTATTTTTCCTTAGTAGGTTAACACAAACTTTGCCGGTCTAACTCctgctttctctcttctcccgTCCAGTGCTGAGTATACGAggtgtgcaggaggaggaccCACCAGATCCCCAGATCATGCGGTTGGACAACATGCTGCTCGCAGAAGGTGTGTCAGGAccagagaagggaggaggatcGGCCGCggcggctgcagctgcagcagcagcagggggctCACCTACCGACAGCAGCATAGAACACTCCGACTACAGAGCCAAGCTCGCCCAGATCCGCCAGATATACCATTCTGAGCTGGAGAAGTATGAGCAGGTGCGTGCTGAGCTGACCGAAATACTTGAACATACACTGTTAATCACTAAAATTAACATGatgtaataaattaataaaggaAGAAAGTTTCAGTCAGAGACTCATTCCTCTGAACCCGGGTTCACTGGTGTGGTAACATTCATTTAGTGCCAAGCAAAAGGAAATGTACAGTGAAAGGAATGAACTGTTGTTCTGTTAGAATGTGGCCAATTAAGCAACACTACAAGCCTGATTACCTCTGTTTCCAcgttttaatgtattttaatttatattatcagctgctgtggtgtgaaataaaaacctgaGCCGGGGGTTGTTGAACACATATCTCAGGAAATTGAACTGCCTGGAGAAAGATGTTCGCTCCATGGTAAAGAATGAAAATAAGATttgacacaaaaacatttttcgACAACTATTATACAAGAAAAACACCTGGTTTTGGGGATTTGGCAGACCCACCCTTCCCTGGTGTTTCACTGATTTAAAACCTCTTTCAGAGGCAGAGGTACAGACTGTATTTCATGCTTCAAAGGCCACTATGGTCTCAGAATCATGTTTTCTATTATTAGCCTATTTTTGGGGAAAAGGCAAGTTATTAACAGAGCGGTTAGAAATCAAAGGCCCTTCATCTAATCATCACATGTCAGGGCCGTGGATAGAATCTGTGGTCGGACTATCTTCTCACAATAACATTcaactcctccctctctctatctctctgtgtctctcccatTCCTCGGTCCAGGCCTGCAGTGAGTTCACCAACCATGTAATGAACCTGCTGAGAGAGCAGTCTCGCACACGGCCCATCTCTCCCAAGGAGATTGAGCGCATGGTGGCCATCATCCACCGCAAGTTCAGCTCCATTCAGATGCAGCTCAAGCAGAGCACCTGCGAGGCTGTCATGATCCTGCGCTCACGTTTCCTAGACGCCAGGTCCGTCCCTCCAtccgtccgtgtgtgtgttttcatgtgacaCTTTGAGACAATTTCAGATATAAACATTGACCTTGTTTGAAAGAGAAGTCCTCATGAGAACCAAAGCCTGGTCTTAATGAGGCGaattattataatgataataataataatcctggTTATGGTGTGAATTAAGGTTATGTTTTGTAAAGGTGAGTTGGTAATGGTTAAGCAGAGGTGTAGGCTATCCACTATTCCAGCCTTACCCCTAACCTTAACTAGAACATCAGAGATGTCGTTTTGCCTCATTAAGGACTAGGATGGATCGCAGTCAATGTAATGCCCTCACATCGATAGCTGcgcaaattgtgtgtgtgtgcatgttaaatGGCTGGTTATTTTCTTGAGGGCTGAAGTGATCCAAGCGCGTTTACTTTGTTGTGACATGTACATTCCGAGCATTTGGGTCAttatctcttctctctgtgtgtatgtgttcagaCGTAAGAGGCGCAACTTCAACAAGCAAGCTACAGAGGTGCTGAACGAGTATTTCTACTCCCACCTGTCTAACCCTTACCCCAGTGAGGAAGCCAAGGAGGAGCTGGCCAAAAAGTGTGCGATCACTGTGTCTCAGGTGAGTTGCTAACAATGCTTATTGTCCaggacaataaaaacacatttgtgctGTTTTTGTGCTGTTTGTCAACATTATCACTTTTTGTTTATAGCAGCTTTAACATCATTTTAGCTGTGTGAGCTGTAACAATGAGGCTCCAATAGTTGAATGAGGAAATGCGAATATCTGATGTCCATCTGTCCTTCAGGTTTCTAACTGGTTTGGCAACAAGAGAATACGCTACAAGAAGAACATTGGTAAGTTCCAGGAGGAGGCAAACCTCTACGCAGTTAAAACGGCGGTGGATGCTGCCAATGTGTCGGCGCAGGCTAGCCAGGCTAACTCCCCAGCAACGCCCAACTCAGGTACTTACTGCTCCATCTCATCGTTTCAAAAGCTCGGCCACTTCTCATTAACAAGTTCAGCTCCTTTCCATCCTGACCACAGAATCATTGGCTGACTCAATCGAAAAGCAAAACCCACACTGCACAACAAATGGGCTTTCAGCCCCTCACAGTGTCTGTTCAGAACCATGTGAATTGAtcctatttatttaatatgaaaTCTTATATCTGATATACCTGTATACAATCAGAAAGATACAGCTTACAACTTATTTTTGGTTACTTACTCATgaagcactttattaggaaaaCCATACTAATATTGGGGAACCACAGGGTCATGAGCCTGGATGAGGCCACGTTATTGTGTTTcccacacattttctttcacaactacattaaaaagggaaaagtcCCCTTTAAATGTGAAACTCTTAAAAGTTGTTGCTCGTTTGGTTTGTGCAGTGGGGTCTTTGCACGTCTGTCTAACATTTGCATTTATCTTATGCTTGGCTTTATATGTTATCCGCTTTTCTAACATTGAGTATTTTGTCAACTCAAAGAATAACTAGATATCAGATCTAGGCCCTGGCCTAATGTTATCCTCAAGTACTGTGTCcatctttcatgttttctttctgaaagtCATCCCACTGTACAtttatttgcttgtttgttgcttttgttgtgtgaGAAACTTGGATCTTTGCATCTATTTAGTACATTTCAAACAATTACATAACACACAGCTCATGGTAATAGTATAATAACCCAGACTCACAGAGGAAGCTGAATGTTGATTATTCAGATGTTTTTACTTATTCTTCGTCTTCAGTGTTCTCATAATACATGTTGACAACTTTGGACAGCAGAGTTGTTGAAAACCAAACTTACACTCACAGTATGTAATTTTCTAAAACAAGTGCtctctcatttaaaaaaggtaACAAAAGACAGAGGTTGGTGATTTCTTAGCGTAGCCTGCgatcatgggagttgtcttCACCTCTTTTGACACCATTGCGGTCAGCTTTTCTCCCAGTTAGGATTCCTTTAGTGTAAATCATGGAGGTTTTCTTTCCCATGAGCCTAATTATCTGCAGAGATCTCCCcctccaaaacaaacagacctGGTGATTTCAATCCAGTAAAAACTCTGAATGAAGCAGTGTATAACCTTTTATACATCCTGTGAAATGTCTCATGTCCTCCACTACTGCCAGACTGCCCTGCTCCATACTGGAACACCACCAATTCTAAGGAACTGTAAATGTGCTCATGACATTCACTTCTCGCAACTTTTTTCTAAAGCCCAGTCCAGAATTTGCACAGAAGCTAAactaacatttgaataaaaatgtagTTGTGGTAAAATGTGGGTTTGCAAGTGTGTGGCTGTGGGTCCATGCTAAATACAATTTAGAATACACTGGCTGAGAACAGTGACCCTCACATTGACGATGGTTATAAAAATGTTGTGCTACTAGTCACATCGACTAGTGGTGACCTCTTGATCCCATGGCACTGTGGTGCGGCTGATTGGATATTGGGTATATTGCCAACAGGGTCACCAGGGTCATACAGTTTGTCTCAAGCAGGCGACGCCTACCTCACTCTGCGTTCACTCAACGGGGAGGGTCTCAACATCGCCCCCTCTCTACAGTCGCAGGTACGCAGTGAGGACAGCTGCAGAGTTGACCTCAATGCCGTTAACCCAGCCACCCAGAATCCTTGGATACCCACCCCCTGCGTAGCTCCTTTCGACCTCTCCCCAGATCCCATCCTGACTTTACCTTTGACCCCATTTATACCTTCCccaacacaagcacacacaaatgaTCCTTCTGTACTCTGCACAGTGAGCCCTTAACAGCTTATGGTTTCACTTGAGAGGAATAAAGTAGAAAATCTTACATTTCCCTCTGTACTTCCATTACAGTCCTTATATGTATAATTTAATAGAGCACCGAGTCAGCAACGTTACAGAAACTCTAGACAAGGTTTTTGGACTCAGGACTTTGCTCAGTTCCCTTTTGGCAACATAGCGCTATATGGAAATCAgggctggggatcgaaccagcAAACCATGTGGTAAATGATCCGTTTCTGAACCCTCAGGACCTCATGCACCTCCAACCATCAAACAGCCTCCCTGCCTGTGAATATTCCTCAATCCCATATCCTTAAATATCCACCCTCTCACCCGTGTAGACTGAGATATTCCAAACCTTCCTTGTGATCGTTATCTTGACTTATAGAGTTTTGTTCTGGAAGAATCCACAGATTTCTGCTGTTAAACACTTTTTAATCTAGaagttaaatcatttaaaaagtacCAGCTTTTTGGCTTGAGCAAACATGTGGTGTAATGGAGAGTCATTCATTTGATTGGTACAACTTTGAGCTGAACTGACTAAATGGTGGCGTACTCAAGCTGGAGAATGATCATAAC harbors:
- the pbx4 gene encoding pre-B-cell leukemia transcription factor 4 isoform X1; its protein translation is MDDQTRMLSSLAGLGGLAQGDVGDPDSVRKQQSLGQPQQDIGDILQQIMAITDESLDEAQARCWPEDSPAHWGGSDDPTEGGRAGGGMAGGGLPLNFQHRKHALNCHRMKPALFSVLCEIKEKTVLSIRGVQEEDPPDPQIMRLDNMLLAEGVSGPEKGGGSAAAAAAAAAAGGSPTDSSIEHSDYRAKLAQIRQIYHSELEKYEQACSEFTNHVMNLLREQSRTRPISPKEIERMVAIIHRKFSSIQMQLKQSTCEAVMILRSRFLDARRKRRNFNKQATEVLNEYFYSHLSNPYPSEEAKEELAKKCAITVSQVSNWFGNKRIRYKKNIGKFQEEANLYAVKTAVDAANVSAQASQANSPATPNSGSPGSYSLSQAGDAYLTLRSLNGEGLNIAPSLQSQVDTLHRATHLTGGYEELSGSGLYTPHHLDANSWQDTTNPPSVTSPPGPPGSVHSDTSN
- the pbx4 gene encoding pre-B-cell leukemia transcription factor 4 isoform X2, which gives rise to MDDQTRMLSSLAGLGGLAQGDVGDPDSVRKQQSLGQPQQDIGDILQQIMAITDESLDEAQARKHALNCHRMKPALFSVLCEIKEKTVLSIRGVQEEDPPDPQIMRLDNMLLAEGVSGPEKGGGSAAAAAAAAAAGGSPTDSSIEHSDYRAKLAQIRQIYHSELEKYEQACSEFTNHVMNLLREQSRTRPISPKEIERMVAIIHRKFSSIQMQLKQSTCEAVMILRSRFLDARRKRRNFNKQATEVLNEYFYSHLSNPYPSEEAKEELAKKCAITVSQVSNWFGNKRIRYKKNIGKFQEEANLYAVKTAVDAANVSAQASQANSPATPNSGSPGSYSLSQAGDAYLTLRSLNGEGLNIAPSLQSQVDTLHRATHLTGGYEELSGSGLYTPHHLDANSWQDTTNPPSVTSPPGPPGSVHSDTSN
- the pbx4 gene encoding pre-B-cell leukemia transcription factor 4 isoform X3 encodes the protein MDDQTRMLSSLAGLGGLAQGDVGDPDSVRKQQSLGQPQQDIGDILQQIMAITDESLDEAQARCWPEDSPAHWGGSDDPTEGGRAGGGMAGGGLPLNFQHRKHALNCHRMKPALFSVLCEIKEKTVLSIRGVQEEDPPDPQIMRLDNMLLAEGVSGPEKGGGSAAAAAAAAAAGGSPTDSSIEHSDYRAKLAQIRQIYHSELEKYEQACSEFTNHVMNLLREQSRTRPISPKEIERMVAIIHRKFSSIQMQLKQSTCEAVMILRSRFLDARRKRRNFNKQATEVLNEYFYSHLSNPYPSEEAKEELAKKCAITVSQVSNWFGNKRIRYKKNIGKFQEEANLYAVKTAVDAANVSAQASQANSPATPNSGGYPAPCYTPDGRL
- the pbx4 gene encoding pre-B-cell leukemia transcription factor 4 isoform X4; amino-acid sequence: MDDQTRMLSSLAGLGGLAQGDVGDPDSVRKQQSLGQPQQDIGDILQQIMAITDESLDEAQARKHALNCHRMKPALFSVLCEIKEKTVLSIRGVQEEDPPDPQIMRLDNMLLAEGVSGPEKGGGSAAAAAAAAAAGGSPTDSSIEHSDYRAKLAQIRQIYHSELEKYEQACSEFTNHVMNLLREQSRTRPISPKEIERMVAIIHRKFSSIQMQLKQSTCEAVMILRSRFLDARRKRRNFNKQATEVLNEYFYSHLSNPYPSEEAKEELAKKCAITVSQVSNWFGNKRIRYKKNIGKFQEEANLYAVKTAVDAANVSAQASQANSPATPNSGGYPAPCYTPDGRL